Part of the Streptomyces sp. NBC_00457 genome, GCGCACTGGAGCGGGGCTTCAAGACGCTCGCCTCCGTCCTCGCCGAACCCGGCAACGAGAAGACGGTCGAAGCGACCCTCAACGGCTTCCTGCGCGCCCTGCCCGCAGAGGACCCCTGCGACACCGTCACCCTCACCTACTGGCTCCGCGACCGCGAGAGCAGCAACGACGTACTCGACCGGTCCGCCGAGACGGCCCGGCGGACCGCGCCCGCCGCGCTCGTCGAATGCGGCGACGATCTGATGGGTACCGACGACTGGAGGCAGGCCCGCGCGCAGTACGAGCGGCTGCTGGACGAGTACCCGGACGACGGGCTCGCGAGCAGGGCCCGGAAGGGAGCCAGGAAGGCCACGCTGAGCATCGAGCTGGACAACGTCCGCAGTCTCCTCGCGGGAGGCGACGACTCACAGCCCGAGTACTGCTCCCACCCGGCGAAGTACAGCGGCGCCAAGCCCCTGAGCAAGGGCGCCAACCGCGCCCTCTACTACGGCCACGACGAGTACAGCGAGGACTACGCGGCGAAACTTCCCGGCTCCTGGAAAGCCAAGGACCCCACCGACGCCGTTCTGGTGGTCTGCATGGGCGAGGAGACCTTCGGCGGCTCCGTCGAGACCTGCCCGTACCAGGCCCGGTCCTCCGGGAAAACCACCTATGTGACCTTCTACAAGATCGCGCTTCCGGTGAAGGTCTACGAGCTGCGCACCGGCAAGCTCGTCGCCAACCGCAAGATCCAGATCAGCGGCAGCAGTTGCCCCGCGGTCATCACGTACTACACCAGCGGCGATATCGACCCGGGCCCGTCGTCGGCCAGGTATGTCAGCGAGTCGACGTCCGATGTGCGGGCCGCGTTCCGCTCCTTGATCAACAGGTGAGGGGCGCACAGAATCTGACGCTCCGTCATCGACCGTGGTTCGTGCCGTATTTCGGGAGGGCTCCCGGGCGGACGGGGTGAGCATGGCGGGGCGCTCTGTGAGGTGGCGCGCGCACGGCCGAGGGGAGAGACGCTGGTGGCAGGGGAGCGGGAGCAGGTCATCGCCGGGCGGTACCGGCTGGGGCAGCGGCTGGGTTCCGGCGGTGGCGGAAGCGTGTGGCTGGCCGAGGACCAGGAACTGCGGGTGCAGGTCGCGGTCAAGGAGATCGACGTACCGCAGACCTCGGAGGCCGCCCTCGGCGACCCCGCCGACCGGGGCCGCAAGGAGGCCCTGAAGGCGGCGCAGTTGCGCGAGCATCCGAACGTGATCACGGTGTACGACGTCGTGGAGGCCGACGACCGGCCGTGGATCGTGATGGAGTACCTGCCGGGGACGCGCGACCTGAGCGCCGTACTGAAGGAGCGCGCCCCGCTGCCGAGCGACGAGGTGGCCCGGATCGGAGCCGCCGCGCTCGACGCGCTCTGCGCCGGACATCGGCTCGGCATCATCCACCGTGATGTGAAGCCCTCCAACATCCTGTTGGCGCCGGACCATTCGGGCGTCGCCGACCGACGGGTCCTGCTCACGGACTACGGCATCTCGCTGCGGCTGCGCGAGACCCGGATCACCCAGAGCGGCATGGTCGTGGGCACGCCGGGCTATGTGGCTCCGGAGCGGCTGTCCGGCGGTGAGGCGACCGCCGCGTCCGACCTGTTCTCGCTCGGCGTCACGCTCTACGCCGCCGTCGAGGGCACCGCCCCGTTCGAGCGGGACACGCTCGACGCCACCCTTCTCGCCGCGCTGAACTCGGAACCCTCCGTGCCGCAGCGCGCGAGCGATCCGCTCAGCCGCGTGATCATGGGCCTGCTGGCGAAGGACCCGGCGGACCGTATGCCGGTCGCGGAGGCGGCCGAACTGCTCGCCGAAGCAGAAGCGGAAGCGGAAGCGGCAGCGACGGGGACGGGGACGGGGAGCGTGCCGTTGTCGGAGCCGTCCGCGAGCGAGACTCAGGAGCCCCGTACCCCCGCCTCCCGCAAGCCGGCCGGGCGTACCACCGTGGTGCTGGCGCTCGCGGCCGTGCTGGTCGGCGGCGGAGGGTTCGCGCTGGGCGCCACCGCGTTCCACGACACCGGCGACCCCGTGAAGAAGCCCGACGTCGACGCGAAGGTCGCCGCGACTCCCTCCCCGTCGGTCACCCGCGGCGCATACCCGTACGGCAAGCAGGTGCGGCTGCGGGAGGAGCTCACGCCGGGCCGGTGCGTGGACGCCGACTGGAAGAAGGGCGAGGACTACCGGGGACGGCCGGGCCTCAAGCTCGTCGACTGCTACGACGGCGACCCCGAGGGACAGGTCATCACCACGGTCGCGGCGGAGGGCACCGAGGATGTGCGGGCCGAGTGCACCCGGCGCACCGCGGAGCTGCGCGGCACCATGGCCGATCCGGTGCTGTACGTCCTCACGCCCGAGAGCGGGCAGAGCGAGCCGCCTGCCGCGGCTTGTCTGCTCTTCCTGAAGAACGCCACGATCGGCGGCCCGCTCGGCCACTTCCGCAAGTTCGGCGACCAGGTGTACGTCACCCAGCTGGGCCCGGGGGACTGCATCAACTCCAAGGAGGACGACGACGGTTCGGTCACCGACACCCTGGTGAACTGCGACGAGCCGCACCATGAGCAGATCGTCGGCTGGACGTGGGCCTCGGGCGACGGCTCGGCGGACAGCGTCGACAAGGGAGACCTGTGCCAGGAGAAGTACGGCGTCAACTGGGCCCGCGGGGAGGGACACGAGATGTGGGGCTGGTACTCGACGGACGAGGAGTGGGAGGCCGGGTTCCGCCATGTGCTGTGCACTGTCGCGCGGGAGGACGGCAAGAAACTCCCCGGCGGAGCGGTGAAACCGGCGTACTGACCCGTGCCGTCGCCCCCGTCTGCGCGCTGGTGGACGACGGTTCCGCTCCCTCCCCGGAACCGTCGTCCTTGCACGCTCCCTTTATACGGGGGCAGTTTGGGGAGGGGTCCCGGAGGTGATGCCGGATCCTGTAACAGCGCCCGTACGCGTGTCGAGAACACCCCCGATCCAAGGAGCACCGCGATGACCCTCTCCGCCAGCCTCGCGCGCGGAGTCGCGCCCACCCAGCCCGGCACGCTGCATGTGCGCTCGGTCACCGGCGACCTCAGCGCCCCGCCCCGGCCGGGCCTGACGATCTCCTTCGGCCGCGGCGAGAAGCCGGACGTGGACCTGGGCGTCGGCGTGGACGACCTGCGGGTGAGCCGCCGGCACGGCGAGCTGACGTACCGTCAGGGTTACTGGTGGCTGCGCAACATCGGACAGCAGCTCGTCCGGCTGCCCCGCGGCCGGATGATGCACCTCACCACCGAGCCGATCCCGCTCGCCACCGGCTACACCCCCCTGTTCGTGAAGGGCTCCGGCTACCGCGAGCACCTGGTCGAGCTGTATGTGGCGAGCCACGACGACCAGGGGCCGGTGTCGCGGCGCCGCGCCGAGACCGCGCGGCCGGAGACCTGGGCGCTCGACGACGACGAACGGCTGCTTCTGGTCGTGCTAG contains:
- a CDS encoding tetratricopeptide repeat protein, translating into MDEPTYLVREPEPYGARARDPLAVAIGNASLLGVGYLMLRRWRFAAFSVAGTVVVVSLVASTARTSYEIVALVWWVAVTVHGWFLARRSAGQGGSVRGQRLVALAVTLPVLLAAGLLRYDASRIGDSVTEARESGDCAEVSAAQDRVWFGHRIADAPLSARGDEVVQDCRRLDTARAQLASSLTGDTGALERGFKTLASVLAEPGNEKTVEATLNGFLRALPAEDPCDTVTLTYWLRDRESSNDVLDRSAETARRTAPAALVECGDDLMGTDDWRQARAQYERLLDEYPDDGLASRARKGARKATLSIELDNVRSLLAGGDDSQPEYCSHPAKYSGAKPLSKGANRALYYGHDEYSEDYAAKLPGSWKAKDPTDAVLVVCMGEETFGGSVETCPYQARSSGKTTYVTFYKIALPVKVYELRTGKLVANRKIQISGSSCPAVITYYTSGDIDPGPSSARYVSESTSDVRAAFRSLINR
- a CDS encoding serine/threonine-protein kinase, producing MAGEREQVIAGRYRLGQRLGSGGGGSVWLAEDQELRVQVAVKEIDVPQTSEAALGDPADRGRKEALKAAQLREHPNVITVYDVVEADDRPWIVMEYLPGTRDLSAVLKERAPLPSDEVARIGAAALDALCAGHRLGIIHRDVKPSNILLAPDHSGVADRRVLLTDYGISLRLRETRITQSGMVVGTPGYVAPERLSGGEATAASDLFSLGVTLYAAVEGTAPFERDTLDATLLAALNSEPSVPQRASDPLSRVIMGLLAKDPADRMPVAEAAELLAEAEAEAEAAATGTGTGSVPLSEPSASETQEPRTPASRKPAGRTTVVLALAAVLVGGGGFALGATAFHDTGDPVKKPDVDAKVAATPSPSVTRGAYPYGKQVRLREELTPGRCVDADWKKGEDYRGRPGLKLVDCYDGDPEGQVITTVAAEGTEDVRAECTRRTAELRGTMADPVLYVLTPESGQSEPPAAACLLFLKNATIGGPLGHFRKFGDQVYVTQLGPGDCINSKEDDDGSVTDTLVNCDEPHHEQIVGWTWASGDGSADSVDKGDLCQEKYGVNWARGEGHEMWGWYSTDEEWEAGFRHVLCTVAREDGKKLPGGAVKPAY
- a CDS encoding FHA domain-containing protein, whose product is MTLSASLARGVAPTQPGTLHVRSVTGDLSAPPRPGLTISFGRGEKPDVDLGVGVDDLRVSRRHGELTYRQGYWWLRNIGQQLVRLPRGRMMHLTTEPIPLATGYTPLFVKGSGYREHLVELYVASHDDQGPVSRRRAETARPETWALDDDERLLLVVLGQRYLLYEEDPRPLTYAMAAKQLAYLRPDARWNDRKIEYRVEAVRRRLDRTGFKYPLMHDKAQGRPADNGLLHNLLKGLVESTTLVPPDLDLMEDEATWPDSAH